Genomic DNA from Filimonas effusa:
GTACAAGTTCAGCATTGGTGAATTTCAACGTTACGTTTTGCTGACTGTACCTGGCGAAGGAGGGCAATATAACAGCCAGTAGCCCAATCATCAATAACCCCAGTTTCAGAAAATGGGTTGATTTTTTCATAGCAATCGTTTTTGATAAAAAATAATAGAAGTAATATGGCGTTTAAAAAATGGAACTATCGTTTGTAGAGTATAACTGAATCTTTTTGGATTTTATAAGTGAAATTTCCGGTAAGCTGAAGTGCTTCCAATACCTGCTCCAGGGTCTCGTCCTTAAAATCCCCCGTATAAGTGCCTTGCTTTAACTGTGCATCATCTATTATAATATGTATATTAAACCAGTGTTCCAGTCGCGATATGGCGCCTTCAAGGCTCTCGCCGCGGAAGGATAGACCAGGACGTGTCCATTGCTGCGCTATAGACCCTGTATCGGATGGATCAGCCTCTATCCTGTCGATCCAGTATAAAGACGGCGTGCTGCCGTGCTTACCCGGACCAGTAGAACTCCTGTTGGCTACTACTAGTTTGTTGCCGGGAATCAGCCTGATTTTGCTTTCTGGATTTACTTTTAAGGATACCTCTACTGCACCACTCACCAGCACTGTCTCTGCGGTTTTCTCATTACCATAACTTCTTACGTTAAAGGAAGTGCCCAGTACCTTTATCTTCATGTTGCTGGTATGTATGATCATGGGTCTTGCTGCATCTTTCTTTACGTCAAAAAATGCCTCCCCTGTAAGCCAGGCTACACGTTCCCCTTTACGGAAATCTGCATTGTAGGTAAGTTTACTGTCTGCGTTTAGCCATACATTGGTGCCATCTGGCAACTGTATCTGTCTTTTGGAACCATGTGAGGCGAGAACTGTTTCATATTGCTGCGGTTCTTGTATAGTCTT
This window encodes:
- a CDS encoding FecR family protein; the encoded protein is MNLLQERLQLLAMLVLDNQATEAEQQELNEILIQYPEMEAELVRIRQTYHFQSPVSSIPDADTAFSRHLERLAGRVPAPTSSRKKNRTLPMRLAGWMIAGSAAAACAFFIYNRNNHLKTIQEPQQYETVLASHGSKRQIQLPDGTNVWLNADSKLTYNADFRKGERVAWLTGEAFFDVKKDAARPMIIHTSNMKIKVLGTSFNVRSYGNEKTAETVLVSGAVEVSLKVNPESKIRLIPGNKLVVANRSSTGPGKHGSTPSLYWIDRIEADPSDTGSIAQQWTRPGLSFRGESLEGAISRLEHWFNIHIIIDDAQLKQGTYTGDFKDETLEQVLEALQLTGNFTYKIQKDSVILYKR